The Rhodococcus triatomae genome includes a window with the following:
- the hisN gene encoding histidinol-phosphatase, with amino-acid sequence MASDPPAPSPSADLELALRLADDADEITRARFGALDLHVDAKPDLTPVSDADLAVERGLRDTLLAQRPDDAVLGEEFGGDAVVAGRQWVVDPIDGTKNFVRGVPVWATLIALLDDGVPVVGVVSAPALSRRWWASAGSGAWTAFDGGEPRRISVSSVAALDAASLSFSSLSGWRELGIRDRFLALTDEVWRVRGYGDFHSYCLLAEGAVDIAAEPEVSLWDLASLDILVREAGGRFTDLDGNPGPHGGSAVASNGRLHDPVLASLRP; translated from the coding sequence ATGGCCTCCGATCCGCCCGCACCCAGCCCGTCCGCCGATCTGGAACTCGCGCTGCGTCTGGCCGACGACGCGGACGAGATCACGCGCGCCCGTTTCGGCGCCCTCGATCTGCACGTCGATGCCAAGCCGGACCTCACCCCGGTGTCCGATGCCGACCTCGCCGTGGAGCGCGGACTGCGGGACACTCTGCTCGCGCAGCGGCCGGACGACGCCGTCCTCGGGGAGGAGTTCGGCGGTGACGCGGTGGTCGCCGGACGGCAATGGGTGGTCGACCCCATCGACGGCACCAAGAACTTCGTGCGCGGAGTCCCCGTGTGGGCCACCCTCATCGCGCTCCTCGACGACGGCGTGCCCGTCGTGGGGGTGGTGAGCGCGCCCGCACTGTCCCGGCGCTGGTGGGCGTCGGCGGGCTCCGGCGCATGGACGGCGTTCGACGGCGGCGAACCGCGGCGGATCTCGGTCTCGTCCGTCGCCGCGCTCGATGCCGCCAGCCTGTCCTTCTCGAGCCTGTCCGGCTGGCGGGAGCTCGGCATCAGGGATCGCTTCCTGGCGCTCACCGACGAGGTGTGGCGAGTGCGTGGATACGGAGACTTCCACTCGTACTGCCTTCTCGCCGAGGGCGCCGTGGACATCGCGGCCGAACCCGAGGTGTCACTGTGGGATCTGGCGTCACTCGACATCCTGGTCCGGGAAGCCGGTGGGCGGTTCACCGATCTCGACGGCAATCCCGGTCCGCATGGTGGCAGCGCCGTCGCCAGCAACGGCCGACTCCACGACCCCGTGCTGGCGAGCCTGCGGCCCTGA
- a CDS encoding DUF1707 SHOCT-like domain-containing protein produces MTEQPGPDDLFLSDDERLHALNVISEHYAAGRLDSGEFYDRSGEIASARTLPTVREAFRGLPGGLPLEVKDGHIRKIQLGETAPAVREKGKVARSGADDGAESELSSLRRRGNLVESIDWVIIGITLMTFLALQFVVGWDYAWVVWPSLILTLSIPRMILDFSDEDEEVYEELKESEAEARKKRLRLASERIRELEGRNDPDQG; encoded by the coding sequence ATGACGGAGCAGCCCGGCCCGGATGATCTGTTCCTCAGCGACGACGAGCGGCTCCACGCGCTGAACGTCATCAGCGAGCACTACGCCGCGGGACGCCTGGACTCGGGTGAGTTCTACGACCGGTCGGGGGAGATCGCCTCTGCGCGCACTCTCCCGACCGTTCGTGAGGCATTTCGTGGACTCCCCGGTGGGCTTCCGCTCGAAGTGAAGGACGGCCACATCCGCAAGATCCAGCTCGGTGAGACCGCACCGGCGGTGCGGGAGAAGGGGAAGGTGGCCCGGTCCGGTGCGGACGACGGGGCCGAGAGCGAACTGTCGTCGCTGCGCCGCCGCGGCAACCTGGTCGAGTCGATCGACTGGGTCATCATCGGGATCACCCTGATGACCTTTCTCGCACTGCAGTTCGTCGTCGGCTGGGACTACGCGTGGGTCGTGTGGCCCTCGCTGATCCTCACACTCAGCATTCCCCGGATGATCCTCGATTTCAGCGACGAGGACGAGGAAGTCTACGAGGAACTCAAGGAGTCCGAGGCCGAGGCACGGAAGAAGCGGTTGCGCCTGGCCTCCGAACGGATCCGCGAACTCGAGGGCAGGAACGATCCGGATCAGGGCTGA
- a CDS encoding VOC family protein: MALTTTTHLNFPGTARAALDFYRSVFGGRVHTTTYGELGMPQDAPDAGKVVFGELRADNGFRVMAYDIPGRDSGFTGSTRREQGTTVTDRPFFLSIRGDSLDEVSAYWERLAEGATVVEALAPSAWSPGFGMLTDRNGITWVVDVQPAHEA, from the coding sequence ATGGCTCTCACCACCACGACTCATCTCAACTTCCCCGGCACTGCCCGCGCCGCGCTCGACTTCTATCGGAGCGTGTTCGGCGGCCGGGTCCACACGACCACCTACGGCGAGCTCGGGATGCCGCAGGACGCGCCCGATGCGGGCAAGGTCGTGTTCGGAGAGCTCCGGGCGGACAACGGCTTCCGGGTCATGGCCTACGACATTCCCGGCCGCGATTCCGGGTTCACCGGATCGACCCGGCGTGAGCAGGGCACGACGGTCACCGATCGCCCGTTCTTCCTCTCCATCCGTGGTGACAGCCTCGACGAAGTCTCCGCGTACTGGGAGCGTCTCGCCGAGGGAGCCACCGTCGTCGAGGCTCTCGCACCGTCGGCGTGGAGCCCGGGCTTCGGCATGCTCACCGACCGCAACGGCATCACGTGGGTCGTCGACGTCCAGCCGGCGCACGAGGCCTGA
- a CDS encoding acyl-CoA dehydrogenase family protein, with translation MYNLELPKKLKASANQAHQVAASIFRPISRKYDLAEHEYPVELDTMAAMVEGLSDSGGDVGGASGGRSDAPKAELLGNSNGGNMAALLNSLETSWGDVGLMLSIPYQGLGNAAIAAVATDEQLDRFGKVWASMAITEPSFGSDSAAVTTTAVLDGDEWVLNGEKIFVTAGERSTHIVVWATVDKSLGRAAIKSFVVPRDAPGLSVARLEHKLGIKASDTAVLLLQDCRIPKDNILGSPEVDVKKGFGGVMQTFDNTRPLVAAMAVGVGRAALEELRQILSDAGVEISYDLPANSQHAAAAEFLRLEADWEASYLLSLRAAWMADNKKPNSLEASMSKAKAGRTGTDVTLKAVELAGTLGYSQHTLLEKWGRDSKILDIFEGTQQIQQLIVARRLLGKSSAELK, from the coding sequence ATGTACAACCTCGAACTCCCCAAGAAGCTCAAGGCTTCCGCCAATCAGGCGCATCAGGTCGCGGCATCCATCTTCCGCCCGATCTCCCGCAAGTACGACCTCGCCGAGCACGAGTACCCCGTCGAGCTCGACACGATGGCCGCGATGGTCGAAGGCCTGAGCGACTCGGGCGGCGACGTCGGCGGCGCATCGGGTGGACGCTCGGACGCCCCGAAGGCGGAGCTGCTGGGCAATTCCAACGGCGGCAACATGGCCGCCCTCCTAAACTCCCTCGAAACCTCGTGGGGCGACGTCGGACTCATGCTGTCCATCCCCTACCAGGGCCTGGGTAACGCGGCGATCGCCGCGGTCGCCACCGACGAGCAGCTCGACCGCTTCGGCAAGGTGTGGGCCTCGATGGCCATCACCGAACCGAGCTTCGGCTCGGACTCTGCCGCGGTCACCACCACTGCCGTTCTGGACGGCGACGAGTGGGTCCTCAACGGCGAGAAGATCTTCGTCACCGCCGGTGAGCGCTCCACCCACATCGTGGTGTGGGCCACCGTCGACAAGAGCCTCGGTCGGGCGGCGATCAAGTCGTTCGTCGTTCCCCGCGATGCTCCGGGCCTGTCGGTCGCGCGGCTCGAGCACAAGCTCGGGATCAAGGCGTCCGATACCGCGGTGCTGCTTCTGCAGGACTGCCGCATCCCGAAGGACAACATCCTCGGTAGCCCCGAAGTCGATGTGAAGAAGGGCTTCGGCGGGGTCATGCAGACCTTCGACAACACCCGCCCGCTGGTGGCCGCGATGGCCGTCGGCGTCGGGCGGGCCGCGCTCGAGGAGCTGCGTCAGATCCTCTCGGACGCCGGCGTCGAGATCTCCTACGACCTGCCGGCGAACAGCCAGCATGCGGCAGCAGCGGAGTTCCTGCGGCTCGAAGCCGACTGGGAGGCCTCGTACCTGCTGTCACTGCGCGCGGCGTGGATGGCCGACAACAAGAAGCCGAACTCGCTCGAGGCGTCGATGTCGAAGGCGAAGGCCGGACGCACGGGCACCGACGTGACACTCAAGGCCGTCGAGCTCGCCGGCACCCTCGGCTACTCGCAGCACACCCTGCTGGAGAAGTGGGGCCGCGACAGCAAGATCCTCGACATCTTCGAGGGCACCCAGCAGATTCAGCAGCTCATCGTGGCACGCCGCCTCCTCGGAAAGTCGTCGGCGGAACTGAAGTAG
- a CDS encoding acyl-CoA dehydrogenase family protein: protein MIMSKQDSVAPTERDPRDTSAVGLNPVKRDAMGAAMRVLTKITGSELAERYNLRQTIDRVTYEGTKTGFKTLGAATRGFQKVAGSGAPKRLPDSPAKNSDFFDLTPTDDQQMIVETVRELAAEILRPAAHDADAAAATPADLTKRAAELGITLINVPEELDGAAGERGAVTNTLVAEALAHGDMGLALPILAPSGVAVALTQWGTDAQQKTYLPAFTGEQVPGAAVVVAEPRALFNPFELETKAVRSPSGYKLNGVKSLVPAAASAELFIVAAELDGRPAFFIVESDTKGLVVEADPSMGLRAAGIGRIQLTDVAVPESALLGEGDVEQRVKEYADAVRLARLGWASLAVGTGQAVLDYVIPYVNEREAFGEPISHRQAVAFMVANIGIELDGLRLVTLRGASRAEQGLSFAREAALARKLATDKGMQIGLDGVQLLGGHGFTKEHPVERWYRDLRAIGVAEGVVLI, encoded by the coding sequence GTGATCATGAGCAAGCAAGACAGTGTTGCCCCCACCGAGCGCGATCCGCGCGACACTTCCGCCGTCGGACTGAACCCGGTCAAGCGCGACGCCATGGGTGCCGCGATGCGCGTCCTGACCAAGATCACCGGCTCCGAGCTGGCCGAGAGGTACAACCTCCGCCAGACCATCGACCGCGTGACCTACGAGGGCACCAAGACCGGATTCAAGACGCTCGGAGCCGCCACCCGCGGATTCCAGAAGGTGGCCGGCAGCGGCGCACCGAAACGACTTCCGGACAGCCCGGCCAAGAACTCCGACTTCTTCGACCTCACCCCCACCGACGACCAGCAGATGATCGTCGAGACGGTGCGCGAGTTGGCTGCCGAGATCCTGCGTCCCGCCGCGCACGACGCGGACGCGGCTGCCGCCACCCCGGCCGACCTCACCAAGCGCGCCGCCGAACTGGGCATCACGCTGATCAACGTGCCCGAGGAGCTCGACGGCGCGGCCGGCGAGCGCGGAGCGGTCACCAACACCCTCGTCGCGGAGGCCCTCGCGCACGGCGACATGGGGCTGGCGCTGCCGATCCTCGCGCCCAGCGGTGTCGCGGTCGCCCTCACCCAATGGGGCACGGACGCGCAGCAGAAGACCTACCTGCCGGCCTTCACCGGCGAGCAGGTCCCCGGTGCCGCGGTCGTCGTCGCCGAGCCCCGCGCGCTGTTCAACCCGTTCGAGCTCGAGACCAAGGCGGTCCGCTCACCCAGCGGATACAAGCTCAACGGCGTCAAGAGCCTGGTCCCTGCGGCCGCCTCCGCCGAATTGTTCATCGTCGCAGCAGAACTCGACGGCCGGCCGGCGTTCTTCATCGTCGAGTCCGACACCAAGGGCCTGGTCGTCGAGGCCGACCCGAGCATGGGCCTGCGGGCTGCGGGCATCGGCCGCATCCAGCTCACGGACGTCGCGGTGCCCGAGTCGGCGTTGCTCGGCGAGGGTGACGTCGAACAGCGCGTCAAGGAGTACGCGGACGCGGTCCGCCTCGCCCGCCTCGGCTGGGCGTCGCTCGCCGTCGGCACCGGCCAGGCAGTTCTCGACTACGTGATCCCCTACGTCAACGAGCGCGAGGCATTCGGCGAGCCGATCAGCCACCGCCAGGCGGTGGCATTCATGGTCGCCAACATCGGCATCGAGCTCGACGGCCTGCGGCTCGTCACACTGCGCGGCGCCTCGCGCGCCGAGCAGGGCCTGTCCTTCGCCCGCGAGGCGGCACTGGCTCGCAAGCTCGCCACGGACAAGGGAATGCAGATCGGCCTCGACGGCGTGCAGTTGCTCGGCGGCCACGGATTCACCAAGGAACACCCGGTGGAGCGCTGGTACCGCGATCTTCGCGCGATCGGCGTCGCCGAGGGCGTCGTCCTGATCTGA
- a CDS encoding helix-turn-helix transcriptional regulator — protein sequence MTATSSRMLALLSLLQTRRDWPGHVLSERLGVTTRTVRRDVDRLRELGYRIGAIKGPDGGYRLEAGSELPPLLFDDEQAIAIAIALRNAASSGVDIDDAAERALATVRQVMPSRLRHRIDGVRFVGTGSSVRADPAVLEAVSGAVRDRATLRFDYGDRSSVPRRTEPHGLVSRNGRWYLVAWDLERDDWRIYRVDRMRPRTPTGPRFEPREIPTRAAAAFVDARSKGSPDRDTWPCVGQFEISLPARDLVPWVHDGYVEEITERFSRVTAGSWSWTGLISYILRFDAPFCIIGPDELVDAADVAADRLRPAAERIREFDSGNDPDPG from the coding sequence ATGACGGCAACCTCCTCGCGGATGCTGGCGCTCCTGTCGTTGCTGCAGACACGCCGGGACTGGCCGGGCCACGTGCTCTCCGAGCGACTCGGGGTGACCACGCGCACGGTGCGGCGTGACGTGGATCGGCTCCGAGAACTGGGCTATCGGATCGGTGCGATCAAAGGCCCCGACGGCGGATACCGATTGGAGGCGGGCTCGGAGCTGCCTCCGCTCTTGTTCGACGACGAACAGGCAATCGCGATCGCCATCGCGCTCCGGAACGCGGCATCGAGCGGTGTCGACATCGACGACGCTGCCGAGCGAGCCTTGGCCACGGTGCGCCAGGTGATGCCGTCGCGGCTGCGTCACCGGATCGACGGGGTCCGGTTCGTCGGCACCGGCAGCTCCGTCCGTGCCGATCCCGCAGTACTGGAGGCCGTCAGCGGTGCTGTCCGCGACCGCGCCACCCTCCGCTTCGACTACGGCGACCGGAGCTCGGTACCGCGCCGCACCGAGCCACACGGACTCGTTTCCAGGAACGGACGCTGGTATCTCGTCGCCTGGGATCTCGAACGCGACGACTGGCGCATCTACCGGGTGGACCGCATGCGACCCCGAACCCCGACAGGCCCGCGGTTCGAGCCCCGGGAAATCCCCACGCGTGCGGCCGCCGCGTTCGTCGATGCACGCTCCAAGGGGTCACCGGATCGGGATACATGGCCCTGTGTGGGGCAGTTCGAGATTTCGCTCCCCGCGCGTGATCTCGTCCCGTGGGTGCACGACGGGTACGTCGAGGAGATCACCGAGCGGTTCTCCCGCGTCACCGCGGGCTCGTGGTCGTGGACCGGATTGATCTCCTACATCCTGCGATTCGACGCCCCGTTCTGCATCATCGGACCGGACGAGCTCGTCGACGCTGCAGACGTGGCGGCCGACCGGCTGCGGCCGGCCGCCGAGCGGATCCGCGAGTTCGACAGCGGGAACGATCCGGACCCCGGGTGA